From the genome of Mycteria americana isolate JAX WOST 10 ecotype Jacksonville Zoo and Gardens chromosome 12, USCA_MyAme_1.0, whole genome shotgun sequence, one region includes:
- the LOC142416257 gene encoding ankyrin repeat and fibronectin type-III domain-containing protein 1-like isoform X2 — MTQQMRDLQLAQARKPPGPSSPNAAKRLYRNLSGKFRVNYTSFDEGSLAGRGEKEKLRKSYLFQSNAALFEAVELQDLDRVQELLKQYSPEELDLNTPNSEGLLPLDIAIMTNNAPIARALLQAGAKESPHFVSLESRSLHLSTLVREAEQRVNELMAQVVNEAHNADCSEKEKQLKAWEWRYRLYKRMKAGFEHARVPDAPTNVHLSVASSSSVQVTFWEPLSINSAVVTKYKVEWSCSPTFSPPLGEAVIDKLKNLHFTIRGLVSGTAYYVQVSAYNMKGWGPPQASVPPFAIPSNWREYDGRAPRRRGQAEALDHLLGQVKTVHQHCVCHEPCKNQPQSRKHSVSKSLKHLFHPGSKFLKTLKRGLYLTAIFYKDENILVTHEDQIPVVEIDDTYSCLLMQDFLWFTKVSCMWDEILWLRQCVTVSQSSCSCILQTRFKMLLAISQMQGLLGIQDLGQVFFEPVKDKQGNILIVTLKEVKTNQTFESVRWVPICKLQTSRKSVSSPEEPTALDTLLISIQDKLAYHQRSSHALSPGLYLGYLKLCSAVDQIRVLVPEQLPNILCHVKIRSNPNISREEWEWLQKMASMEEPVPEEPEAETSQNHLFQELQVAIKELMTLVNIPLQEAKDFRLYSQEVLDFGGQVSFLLLLPPSDDVCTAPGQNNPYTPRSGFLTLPLQIFELVHFFTYDREFITQYCQVSALLELESLLSQQSLREAFSDTELSTAKQRHQQVQDYIQQMEEIWREMRWIMDALQHARYKQPSCGVSLSGFLSEAGSAMKEKTRSTSSHLDYLPSPAPSPETSRKLNSDSHGLSDEEGSSEVFLATDSDYDSSRAQSPKELDLVYSSGPECCSRRVARTLRDSAPDVLQTHELKTPPPPPLPPEEPRPPPELYDSDFVLPSRQIELLRITEKRQAYCVRTSSLDFPKPLCQVARKSCPGSVDSSPTESRTAGHCSQLRLGTGSMPSPEHGQGGQGSEPIFRTRSVEWTQSFQDQPEQPGCLADRGKKLGSVTLWVCPQYETGLSKETSVKLHITSQTSAGEVVKLVVLEMNDISRGVLGGSAAFCYGEEQLEHFGLVFASDESERWLPDDFLPLSLQTTRPEGRFYVRIKETSPLVLQYGPATTV, encoded by the exons ATGACGCAGCAGATGCGGGACCTGCAGCTGGCGCAGGCCAGGAAGCCGCCAGGCCCTTCCTCACCAAACGCGGCCAAGAGGCTCTACCGAAACCTGTCAGGGAAATTCCGCGTCAACTACACATCCTTCGACGAGGGCAGCCTGGCGGGACGGGGCGAGAAGGAGAAGCTCCGCAAGTCCTACCTG TTCCAGAGCAATGCTGCCCTCTTTGAGGCCGTGGAGCTGCAGGACCTAGACAGGGTCCAGGAGCTGCTGAAGCAGTACAGCCCCGAGGAGCTGGACCTCAACACCCCCAACAGTGAGGGGCTACTGCCCCTGGATATCGCCATCATGACCAACAATGCTCCCATTGCCagggccctgctgcaggcaggagcaaagGAGAGCCCGCACT TCGTGAGCCTGGAGAGCCGCTCGCTGCACCTCTCCACGCTGGTGCGGGAAGCGGAGCAGCGCGTCAACGAGCTGATGGCGCAGGTGGTGAACGAGGCACACAACGCCGACTGCTCCgagaaggagaagcagctcaAGGCCTGGGAGTGGCGATACCGGCTTTACAAGCGCATGAAGGCAGGGTTCGAGCATGCCC GAGTGCCGGACGCCCCCACCAACGTCCACCTTTCCGTGGCCAGCAGCTCCTCGGTGCAGGTGACCTTCTGGGAGCCCCTGAGCATCAATTCAGCTGTCGTCACCAAGTACAAAG TGGAGTGGAGCTGCTCCCCCACCTTCTCGCCACCACTGGGGGAGGCCGTGATCGACAAGCTGAAGAACCTGCACTTCACCATCCGGGGGCTGGTGTCG GGCACGGCTTACTACGTCCAGGTGTCCGCCTACAACATGAAGGGCTGGGGTCCTCCGCAAGCCTCCGTGCCCCCTTTCGCCATCCCTTCCA ACTGGCGGGAGTACGATGGCCGGGCTCCTCGGCGAAGGGGACAAGCTGAAGCTCTGGACCATCTGCTGGGCCAGGTGAAGACCGTCCACCAGCACTGCGTTTGCCACG aGCCCTGCAAGAACCAGCCCCAGAGCAGGAAGCACTCCGTCTCCAAGAGCCTCAAGCATCTCTTCCATCCCGGCAGCAAGTTTCTCAAGACACTGAAGCG GGGCCTCTACCTGACAGCCATCTTCTACAAGGACGAAAACATCCTAGTGACCCATGAAGACCAGATCCCCGTGGTGGAGATTGATGACACCTACTCCTGCCTGCTCATGCAGGATTTTCTCTGGTTCACCAAG GTGTCGTGCATGTGGGACGAGATCCTGTGGCTGCGGCAGTGTGTCACCGTCTCCCAGTCGTCCTGTTCCTGCATCCTGCAGACACGCTTCAAGATGCTGCTGGCCATCTCACAAATGCAG GGGCTGCTGGGCATCCAGGACCTGGGGCAGGTCTTCTTCGAGCCTGTCAAAGACAAACAGGGCAACATCCTCATTGTCACCCTGAAGGAGGTGAAGACCAACCAGACCTTCGAGAGTGTCCGCTGGGTTCCCATCTGCAAGCTGCAGACCAGCCGCAAGTCCGTGTCTTCCCCAGAGGAGCCCACTGCTCTGGACACACTGCTGATCTCCATCCAG GACAAGCTGGCTTACCACCAGCGGAGCAGCCATGCCCTCTCCCCGGGCCTCTACCTGGGTTACTTGAAGCTCTGCAGCGCCGTGGATCAGATCCGAGTGCTGGTGCCGGAGCAGCTCCCCAACATCCTGTGCCATGTCAAGATTCGCTCCAACCCCAACATCTCCAG GGAGGAGTGGGAATGGCTGCAGAAGATGGCCAGCATGGAGGAGCCCGTTCCTGAGGAGCCAGAGGCTGAGACCTCCCAGAACCACTTGTTTCAGGAGCTCCAAGTGGCCATCAAGGAGCTGATGACACTGGTCAACATTCCATTGCAAGAG GCCAAAGATTTCCGTTTGTACAGCCAAGAGGTGCTGGACTTTGGAGGCCAGgtctccttcctgctgctgctgccgccatcAGACGACGTCTGCACTGCTCCGGGCCAGAACAACCCCTACACCCCTCGCTCCGGCTTCCTCACGCTGCCGCTACAGATCTTCGAGCTAG TCCACTTCTTCACATACGACCGGGAGTTCATCACTCAGTACTGCCAGGTGTCCGCCCTCCTGGAGCTGGAGTCGCTCCTCTCTCAGCAGAGCCTCAGGGAGGCCTTCTCCGACACTGAGCTCTCCACCGCGAAGCAGAGGCACCAGCAGGTTCAGGACTACATCCAG CAAATGGAGGAGATCTGGCGCGAGATGCGCTGGATTATGGATGCCCTGCAACACGCCCGGTACAAGCAGCCCTCCTGTGGGGTGTCTCTCAGTGGCTTCCTCAGTGAGGCCGGCAGTGCAATGAAGGAGAAAACCCGATCCACCTCGTCCCACCTCGACTACCTTCCCTCCCCGGCACCCTCGCCAGAGACCAGCCGTAAGCTCAACTCTG ACTCGCACGGGCTGTCGGACGAGGAGGGCTCCTCAGAGGTGTTCCTGGCCACCGACAGCGACTACGACTCCAGCAGGGCGCAGAGCCCGAAGGAGCTCGACCTGGTGTACTCCTCGGGGCCCGAGTGCTGCAGCAGGAGAGTCGCCCGCACGCTCCGGGACAGCGCCCCGGACGTCCTGCAGACCCATGAGCTCAAgaccccaccgccgccgccactgCCACCGGAGGAGCCCCGACCACCCCCCGAGCTCTACGACAGTGATTTCGTCCTGCCCAGCCGACAGATCGAGCTGCTGCGCATCACGGAGAAGCGGCAGGCGTACTGCGTTCGAACCAGCAGCCTGGACTTCCCCAAGCCGCTCTGCCAGGTGGCCAGAAAGTCCTGCCCTGGCTCTGTCGACAGCTCCCCGACAGAGAGCAGGACCGCGGGCCACTGCAGCCAGCTCAGGCTGGGGACTGGCTCAATGCCCAGCCCCGAGCACGGCCAGGGTGGGCAGGGCTCTGAGCCTATCTTCCGGACGCGCTCGGTTGAGTGGACTCAGAGCTTCCAGGATCAGCCAGAGCAGCCCGGGTGCTTGGCCGACCGAGGGAAGAAGCTGGGCTCTGTCACATTGTGGGTCTGCCCTCAGTACGAAACCGGACTCTCCAAAGAGACCAGTGTCAAG CTGCACATCACCAGCCAGACATCCGCTGGGGAGGTGGTGAAGCTGGTGGTGCTTGAGATGAACGACATCTCCCGCGGCGTGCTGGGCGGCTCGGCTGCCTTCTGCTATGGCgaggagcagctggagcactTCGGACTGGTGTTCGCCTCCGACGAGAGCGAGCGGTGGCTTCCCGATGACTTCTTGCCTCTGTCCCTCCAAACTACCCGGCCCGAGGGGCGGTTCTACGTCCGGATCAAGGAGACGTCCCCTCTGGTGCTCCAGTACGGGCCAGCGACCACTGTATGA